The following proteins are encoded in a genomic region of Neovison vison isolate M4711 chromosome 12, ASM_NN_V1, whole genome shotgun sequence:
- the ATP23 gene encoding mitochondrial inner membrane protease ATP23 homolog isoform X2: MAGAADERPPGPAAEEQLQQQHVACQVLPERLAEGKPGQGFLSSFFTNNQKCQLMLLKTLETNPYVKLLLDAMKHSGCAVNRERHFSCEDCNGNVSGGFDASTSQIVLCQNNIRNQAHMNRVVTHELIHAFDHCRAHVNWFTDVRHLACSEVRAANLSGDCSLINEIFRLHFGLKQHHQTCVRDRAILSILAVRNISKEVAQKAVDEVFESCFNDHEPFGRIPHNKTYARYAHRDFQNRDRYYSNI; encoded by the exons ATGGCAGGAGCTGCGGACGAGCGCCCGCCGGGTCCCGCGGCGGAGGAACAGCTGCAGCAGCAACACGTCGCGTGCCAGGTCCTACCCGAGCGGCTGGCTGAGGGGAAGCCCGGGCAAGGGTTCCTTTCCAGCTTCTTCACCAACAACCAGAAGTGCCAGCTTATGCTCCTGAAGACTCTGGAGACAA ATCCCTATGTCAAACTTCTGCTTGATGCCATGAAGCACTCAGGTTG TGCTGTTAACAGAGAAAGACACTTTTCTTGTGAAGACTGTAATGGCAATGTCAGCGGAGGCTTTGATGCGTCAACATCTCAG ATTGTTTTGTGCCAGAACAACATCCGTAATCAGGCCCATATGAACAGAGTGGTCACCCATGAGCTCATTCATGCCTTTGATCACTGTCGCGCTCATGTCAACTGGTTCACTGACGTCAGACATTTGGCCTGCTCTGAA GTTCGAGCTGCTAACCTTAGTGGAGACTGCTcacttataaatgaaatattcagaTTGCATTTTGGATTGAAACAACACCATCAG acTTGTGTGCGAGACAGAGCCATTCTTTCTATCCTGGCTGTTAGGAATATCAGCAAAGAGGTAGCCCAAAAGGCTGTTGATGAAGTTTTTGAATCTTGTTTCAATGACCATGAACCTTTTGGAAGGATCCCACATAACAAGACCTATGCAAGATATGCTCATAGAGACTTTCAAAACCGTGATCGGTATTACTCAAATATATGA
- the ATP23 gene encoding mitochondrial inner membrane protease ATP23 homolog isoform X1, producing MNRVVTHELIHAFDHCRAHVNWFTDVRHLACSEVRAANLSGDCSLINEIFRLHFGLKQHHQTCVRDRAILSILAVRNISKEVAQKAVDEVFESCFNDHEPFGRIPHNKTYARYAHRDFQNRDRYYSNI from the exons ATGAACAGAGTGGTCACCCATGAGCTCATTCATGCCTTTGATCACTGTCGCGCTCATGTCAACTGGTTCACTGACGTCAGACATTTGGCCTGCTCTGAA GTTCGAGCTGCTAACCTTAGTGGAGACTGCTcacttataaatgaaatattcagaTTGCATTTTGGATTGAAACAACACCATCAG acTTGTGTGCGAGACAGAGCCATTCTTTCTATCCTGGCTGTTAGGAATATCAGCAAAGAGGTAGCCCAAAAGGCTGTTGATGAAGTTTTTGAATCTTGTTTCAATGACCATGAACCTTTTGGAAGGATCCCACATAACAAGACCTATGCAAGATATGCTCATAGAGACTTTCAAAACCGTGATCGGTATTACTCAAATATATGA